A genomic region of Phragmites australis chromosome 2, lpPhrAust1.1, whole genome shotgun sequence contains the following coding sequences:
- the LOC133909169 gene encoding probable anion transporter 3, chloroplastic — MTPPGELLPLTRPPLSCSAPPLLCRRRSRCPPPAHARAPPSPSWLPHGVRGRLLPPAPLRLFRAPTRTAPAPAPPGVSAASGGESQAAAAAEFVTSERVKVAAMLGLALALCNADRVVMSVAIVPLSQAYGWTPSFAGVVQSSFLWGYLMSPIIGGALVDYYGGKRVMAYGVALWSLATFLSPWAAGRSIWLFLFTRVLLGIAEGVALPSMNNMVLRWFPRTERSSAVGIAMAGFQLGNTIGLLLSPIIMSRTGIFGPFVMFGLFGFLWVLVWIPAISGTPGEHAQISAYELEYITKGQKLVKPQTGSEKPKKVPPFSKLLSKWPTWALICANAMHSWGYFVILSWMPVYFKTIYHVNLREAAWFSALPWVMMAVLGYVAGVVSDMLIRNGTSITLTRKIMQSIGFLGPGIALLGLNAAKSPIIASAWLTIAVGLKSFGHSGFLVNLQEIAPQYAGVLHGMSNTAGTFAAILGTVGAGFFVDQMGSFRGFLILTSLLYFSSALFWDLFATGERVDFDGTG, encoded by the exons ATGACGCCTCCCGGCGAACTGCTCCCCTTGACCCGCCCGCCCTTGTCCTGTTCCGCTCCTCCCCTtctctgccgccgccgcagccggtgCCCGCCTCCCGCCCACGCCCGGGCCCCGCCTTCACCTTCATGGCTGCCCCACGGCGTCCGCGGCCGCCTCCTGCCTCCTGCTCCTCTCCGGCTGTTCCGGGCTCCGACCAGGACCGCTCCCGCCCCGGCGCCTCCTGGGGTTTCCGCAGCTTCCGGAGGCGAGTCTCAggctgcagcggcggcggagtTCGTGACGTCTGAGAGGGTGAAGGTGGCGGCGATGCTGGGGCTGGCACTCGCGCTTTGCAATGCCGACCGCGTTGTCATGTCCGTCGCCATCGTGCCGCTCTCCCAGGCGTACGGATGGACCCCGTCATTCGCCGGTGTCGTGCAG TCATCCTTCCTTTGGGGATATCTGATGTCGCCAATAATTGGTGGAGCGCTTGTCGACTACTACGGTGGAAAGCGAGTCATGGCTTACGGTGTAGCCTTATGGTCCTTGGCTACATTCCTGTCGCCTTGGGCAGCTGGTCGCTCTATCTGGTTGTTCCTCTTTACTAGAGTTCTGCTGGGTATTGCAGAAGGAGTGGCACTCCCAAGCATGAACAACATGGTGTTGAG GTGGTTTCCTCGCACGGAGCGATCTAGTGCTGTGGGTATTGCAATGGCTGGTTTTCAGCTTGGCAATACCATTGGCTTACTTCTTTCCCCAATTATCATGTCACGAACTGGAATTTTTGGACCCTTTGTGATGTTTGGATTATTTGGATTTCTGTGGGTGTTGGTATGGATACCGGCTATATCTGGCACACCTGGTGAACATGCACAGATATCAGCATATGAACTAGAGTATATAACCAAGGGTCAGAAATTGGTGAAACCTCAAACTGGAAgtgaaaaaccaaaaaaagtACCCCCTTTCAGCAAACTACTTTCCAAATGGCCAACATGGGCTTTGATTTGTGCAAATGCCATGCATAGCTGG GGTTATTTCGTCATCCTTTCATGGATGCCAGTCTACTTCAAAACA ATATATCATGTCAATCTGAGAGAAGCTGCATGGTTCAGTGCACTCCCCTGGGTGATGATGGCAGTTTTAGGCTATGTGGCTGGTGTTGTCTCGGACATGCTTATTAGAAATGGTACAAGCATTACTTTAACACGGAAGATAATGCAG TCAATTGGCTTCCTGGGTCCTGGTATTGCTCTGCTTGGTCTGAATGCAGCAAAGAGCCCAATCATTGCTTCTGCGTGGCTTACAATTGCTGTTGGATTGAAATCCTTTGGTCACTCAGGTTTCTTAGTAAATTTACag GAGATTGCCCCACAATATGCTGGAGTGCTACATG GAATGTCAAATACAGCTGGAACATTTGCTGCCATTTTAGGAACTGTTGGAGCAGGTTTTTT
- the LOC133908059 gene encoding uncharacterized protein LOC133908059: protein MQHLQNLSSLCAVFSLRRRVLLCTTTTSPVSFVAEKRELPRCQCGLTPSQALRASKCLSHLKTPDQPDAVRAFPADLSLSKADVACTVARSPRFLCCDVEQTIAPRVSQLRDIGLSTPQIASLVPLVPCVFASPAYVSRLASYMSFLGSFDKVHAAIRRNTHLSRSLETAVEPNIALLRVRHFVLIPRLLAGSQERLKAVVARAEELGVPRGTAMFRYALVVAYSVRRENTTAKMELLKSLGWSSCQVAMAVTKMPSILGGSEDRLRRAVDFLTKEAGMEVEAIARAPSMLKFSVEGRLAPRLNVLKLLKEKGLPGGDRGFYNVACMSDEAFLKTFVRPHEESLPPGLADAYAAARAGKAPARAA from the exons ATGCAACACCTCCAAAACCTTTCCTCCCTCTGCGCCGTCTtctccctccgccgccgcgtcctccTCTGTACCACCACCACATCACCAGTCAGCTTCGTCGCCGAGAAGCGAGAACTACCTCGTTGCCAATGTGGCCTCACACCATCGCAAGCCCTCAGAGCCTCGAAATGCCTCTCCCACCTCAAGACCCCCGACCAGCCCGACGCCGTCCGCGCCTTCCCCGCCGACCTCAGCCTCTCCAAAGCCGACGTCGCCTGCACCGTCGCCCGGAGCCCCCGGTTCCTCTGCTGCGACGTGGAACAAACCATCGCCCCCCGCGTCTCCCAGCTCCGCGACATCGGCCTCTCCACTCCCCAGATCGCCAGCCTCGTACCCCTCGTCCCCTGCGTCTTTGCCAGCCCCGCGTACGTCTCCCGCCTCGCGTCCTACATGTCCTTCTTGGGCTCCTTCGACAAGGTGCACGCCGCCATCAGGAGGAACACCCACCTCAGCCGGAGCCTAGAGACCGCGGTCGAGCCAAACATCGCGTTACTGC GTGTTCGTCACTTCGTCCTGATCCCGCGGCTGCTCGCCGGGTCCCAGGAGCGTCTCAAGGCCGTCGTAGCGCGCGCCGAGGAGCTCGGCGTGCCCCGGGGCACAGCAATGTTCCGCTACGCCCTCGTCGTGGCATACTCTGTCCGGCGGGAGAACACCACCGCCAAGATGGAGCTGCTGAAGTCGCTCGGTTGGTCCAGCTGTCAGGTGGCGATGGCGGTGACCAAGATGCCGTCCATATTGGGTGGTTCCGAGGACCGGCTGCGGCGTGCCGTGGATTTCCTCACCAAGGAGGCCGGCATGGAGGTGGAGGCAATCGCGCGGGCACCATCGATGCTAAAGTTCAGCGTCGAGGGGAGGCTGGCGCCCCGGCTCAACGTGCTGAAGCTTCTCAAGGAGAAGGGGTTGCCGGGGGGCGACCGGGGCTTCTACAACGTGGCCTGCATGAGCGATGAGGCGTTTCTCAAGACCTTTGTGCGTCCTCACGAGGAGAGCCTCCCACCCGGCCTCGCTGATGCTTATGCTGCTGCCCGTGCTGGGAAGGCGCCGGCCAGAGCTGCATAG